The uncultured Treponema sp. genome includes a region encoding these proteins:
- a CDS encoding VWA domain-containing protein codes for MNFSVENPFSFYLFIPLVFALVFVVARYLRLRKNICGKVFEFKNGSFRISACFWSRTFFRFLSGICVVLALAGISFGTDSVPVQKNGKAVSLVFDISYSMEAKDAPGGISRLQAVSSYASELLDRMNGCAVSAVLAKGDGITAVPLTEDFQSVRSLIENLSPLLMTSEGTSLGNGIKAALSSFPEQSSAASFIWLFTDCEETDNSLQTSLSECLKAGIPVVIIGFGSERESEIFAGDGITKIKTALRSGSVEKMILSLKEKFISSKRNSSAPSVVYIDASEMGSAAAILKMLDLNGSLPSVSYEVQSTQRYGLFISLAILFFLASIIFGELDIAGGKKKLISSVSAVSLVFLFTGCSPRFNDGVKILEGKLDWSKQDYQNAVGDFLETASNAQARGDFLVEQYAVFGLGSTYLMQGETDAALKRFSQVYENASDKIKFAILYNSGIIAHRNGDYKAATDFFKKAILIDSTSINAKINLELSLRENSERSRESAQELVPLSENKEEQNIQNALYSIIREDERQQWKNMQKDSERTSRDY; via the coding sequence ATGAATTTTTCTGTTGAAAATCCATTTTCGTTTTATCTTTTTATTCCTCTGGTTTTTGCGCTTGTGTTTGTTGTGGCGCGTTATCTTCGTCTAAGAAAAAATATCTGCGGAAAAGTTTTTGAATTTAAAAACGGTTCTTTTAGAATTTCAGCTTGTTTTTGGAGCAGAACTTTTTTTAGATTTTTAAGCGGAATTTGTGTTGTCCTTGCGCTTGCAGGAATTTCATTTGGAACGGATTCTGTGCCTGTTCAGAAAAACGGAAAAGCTGTTTCACTTGTGTTTGACATTTCTTATAGCATGGAAGCAAAAGATGCACCCGGCGGAATTTCAAGGCTTCAGGCAGTTTCAAGTTATGCAAGCGAGCTTTTGGACAGAATGAACGGATGCGCAGTTTCCGCTGTTCTTGCGAAGGGCGATGGAATTACAGCTGTTCCGCTTACAGAAGATTTTCAGAGCGTAAGAAGTTTAATAGAAAATCTTTCGCCTTTGCTTATGACTTCCGAGGGAACAAGTCTTGGCAATGGAATAAAAGCCGCGCTTTCTTCGTTTCCTGAACAATCTTCCGCCGCTTCGTTTATCTGGCTTTTTACCGATTGTGAGGAAACAGACAACAGCCTTCAGACTTCTCTTTCTGAATGTTTAAAAGCCGGAATTCCAGTTGTGATTATCGGATTTGGCTCTGAGCGTGAAAGTGAAATTTTTGCGGGCGACGGAATTACAAAAATAAAAACGGCTTTAAGATCTGGCAGCGTTGAAAAAATGATTTTGTCTTTAAAAGAAAAATTTATTTCATCCAAAAGAAATAGTTCTGCGCCTTCTGTTGTTTACATCGATGCTTCGGAAATGGGTTCTGCTGCCGCAATTTTAAAAATGCTTGACCTTAACGGTTCGTTGCCGTCGGTTTCTTATGAAGTTCAGAGCACTCAGCGTTACGGACTTTTTATTTCGCTTGCAATTTTATTTTTTCTTGCTTCGATTATTTTTGGCGAGCTTGACATTGCAGGCGGAAAGAAAAAATTGATTTCATCTGTTTCCGCAGTTTCTCTTGTTTTTTTGTTTACTGGATGTTCGCCGCGTTTTAATGACGGCGTAAAAATTCTTGAAGGAAAACTTGACTGGTCTAAGCAGGATTATCAAAATGCAGTCGGAGATTTTTTGGAAACGGCTTCGAATGCACAAGCGCGTGGAGATTTTCTTGTTGAACAGTATGCGGTTTTTGGACTCGGCTCAACTTATCTTATGCAAGGCGAAACTGATGCCGCGTTAAAAAGATTTTCTCAAGTTTATGAAAACGCTTCGGATAAAATTAAATTTGCAATTCTTTATAATTCTGGAATAATTGCGCACCGCAACGGAGATTACAAAGCGGCAACTGATTTTTTCAAAAAAGCAATTTTGATAGACAGCACTAGCATAAATGCAAAAATCAATCTTGAGCTTTCGCTGAGGGAAAATTCAGAACGCTCAAGAGAATCCGCGCAGGAACTTGTGCCTTTGTCAGAAAATAAAGAAGAACAGAATATTCAAAATGCGCTTTATTCTATAATTCGGGAGGATGAAAGACAGCAATGGAAAAATATGCAAAAAGATTCAGAACGGACTTCCCGCGATTATTAA
- a CDS encoding response regulator, which produces MYNILTCDDEQIMIDSLQFIIRKNFEGQVNLFSALSGSDAVSIVSREKIDIIFMDINMPGMSGLDAINCIKSLKPSAVIIVLSAFDKFQYAQEAMNIGAYKYITKPVNRNIVIQTVRNAMNLVDERNGTTSGNLELQKKLDIVYPMIESDFIYSCIFSKAKNEDFKSYLDYFNMKVDEFFFACIEIPGSEKNIYEACSKIRKIVSQKFKCLAGPFMTNRIAVFVSMENSAEEFQDDFHSAVKEIFTLLTLEIGQKLRAGISNTCDKIEEVSECCKDAIQALNRTSPDGELLFADELLNFSSGNEKIQELHERILNRLKLGDAAGVQFLAEVYIGELYEQSFSLDKIKGNVFEILIEAKNFAKSVSSSWKNAAFENIFSDLSKIDSKAELLIFFKNRLSECAAFICSSKDEKENPLVKKVFGYIQEHIAENFSLDDAASFAGVSSFYLSKLFKEETGETFINYVTDKRLEKGRLMLCETELSIKEISAEIGYNDQNYFSRIFKNKFGISPTDFRNTNRNSESL; this is translated from the coding sequence ATGTATAATATTTTAACTTGCGATGACGAGCAGATTATGATTGACTCGCTTCAGTTTATAATCAGAAAAAATTTTGAAGGGCAGGTGAATTTATTTTCCGCTTTGTCCGGAAGCGATGCGGTTTCTATTGTGAGCCGGGAAAAAATCGACATAATTTTTATGGATATAAATATGCCGGGAATGAGCGGACTTGATGCAATCAACTGCATAAAAAGCCTTAAGCCTTCCGCAGTGATTATTGTCTTGAGTGCGTTTGATAAATTTCAGTATGCGCAGGAAGCCATGAATATTGGCGCGTACAAATATATTACAAAGCCCGTGAACCGCAACATTGTGATTCAGACTGTGCGCAATGCCATGAATCTTGTTGACGAGCGCAACGGAACAACTTCTGGAAATCTGGAGCTTCAGAAAAAACTGGACATTGTCTATCCGATGATTGAAAGTGATTTTATTTACTCGTGTATTTTCAGCAAGGCAAAGAATGAAGACTTTAAAAGTTATCTTGATTATTTCAACATGAAAGTTGACGAGTTCTTTTTTGCCTGCATAGAAATTCCTGGTTCTGAAAAAAACATATACGAGGCTTGTTCTAAAATCAGAAAAATTGTTTCGCAAAAGTTCAAGTGCTTGGCCGGCCCATTTATGACAAACAGAATTGCTGTTTTTGTTTCTATGGAAAATTCTGCGGAAGAATTTCAAGATGATTTTCATTCTGCGGTCAAGGAAATATTTACGCTTTTGACTTTGGAAATCGGGCAGAAGCTTCGGGCTGGAATAAGCAACACTTGCGATAAAATAGAAGAAGTTTCTGAGTGTTGCAAAGATGCGATTCAAGCCTTGAACAGAACTTCGCCGGACGGAGAACTTTTGTTTGCAGATGAGCTTTTGAATTTTTCTAGCGGAAATGAAAAAATTCAGGAATTGCACGAGCGTATTTTGAACCGCTTAAAATTAGGCGACGCAGCCGGAGTTCAGTTTTTGGCGGAAGTTTATATTGGCGAGCTTTACGAGCAGAGTTTTTCGCTGGACAAAATAAAAGGAAATGTTTTTGAAATTTTGATTGAAGCAAAAAATTTTGCAAAGTCCGTAAGCTCTTCTTGGAAAAATGCTGCGTTTGAAAATATTTTTTCCGACTTGAGCAAGATTGATTCCAAGGCGGAGCTTTTGATTTTTTTTAAGAACAGACTTTCGGAGTGCGCGGCATTTATTTGCAGCTCAAAAGATGAAAAAGAAAATCCGCTTGTAAAAAAAGTTTTTGGATATATTCAGGAACACATCGCAGAAAATTTTTCACTTGATGACGCGGCTTCTTTTGCGGGCGTAAGTTCTTTTTATTTGAGCAAACTTTTTAAAGAAGAAACTGGCGAAACTTTTATAAATTATGTGACGGACAAACGGCTGGAAAAAGGACGGCTCATGCTTTGTGAAACTGAGCTTTCCATAAAAGAAATTTCTGCGGAAATCGGTTACAACGACCAAAATTATTTCAGCAGGATTTTTAAAAACAAGTTTGGAATTTCGCCCACTGATTTTAGAAACACAAATAGAAACTCGGAGTCATTATGA
- a CDS encoding DUF58 domain-containing protein has translation MKNDISRRASLLHLSSLSLAEKMKSGSFRSLYRGRGIEFSGVREYLRGDDVRAIDWNVTARMGKPFEKVFEEERELDVFIVADASLSMCVGTSQQTKLEKAMECASLLTLASFYNSSPVGAVVFDGELEFFCSPESGKKHSLMLLSHFELDRKKQKAGSVLDSALRGAEKLLKKRSLVFVISDFRAAEWQASFARLCQKNDVIAIKIVDSSDDNIPSVGSVLFADPETGYEAVLPTSSQKFIRGWREENEQRNENWFKECVRHGGIPLFISTVQDPAAELIKFFSSRHRHSF, from the coding sequence ATGAAAAACGACATAAGCCGCCGTGCTTCCCTTTTGCATCTGTCTTCTCTTTCTCTCGCTGAAAAAATGAAAAGCGGTTCGTTCCGTTCGCTTTACCGTGGACGCGGAATTGAATTCAGCGGAGTCCGTGAATATCTTCGCGGAGATGATGTGCGCGCAATCGACTGGAATGTTACGGCAAGAATGGGAAAGCCTTTTGAAAAAGTTTTTGAAGAAGAGCGCGAACTTGATGTCTTTATAGTTGCCGACGCTTCTCTTTCCATGTGCGTGGGAACAAGCCAGCAGACAAAACTTGAAAAAGCAATGGAATGCGCTTCTCTTTTGACGCTTGCTTCATTTTATAATTCCAGTCCTGTTGGCGCGGTTGTTTTTGACGGCGAGCTTGAATTTTTTTGTTCCCCGGAATCTGGAAAAAAACATTCGCTTATGCTTCTGTCCCATTTTGAACTTGACAGAAAAAAACAAAAGGCTGGTTCTGTTCTTGACAGCGCGCTTAGAGGTGCAGAAAAACTTTTAAAGAAAAGAAGTCTTGTTTTTGTCATTTCTGATTTTAGGGCTGCGGAATGGCAGGCTTCTTTTGCGCGTCTTTGCCAGAAAAATGATGTCATTGCAATAAAGATTGTTGATTCTTCTGATGACAATATTCCTTCCGTTGGTTCTGTTCTTTTTGCAGATCCGGAAACAGGATACGAAGCTGTTCTTCCGACTTCAAGCCAGAAATTTATCCGCGGATGGAGAGAAGAAAATGAGCAGCGCAATGAAAACTGGTTTAAAGAATGCGTGCGCCACGGAGGAATTCCTTTGTTTATAAGCACTGTTCAAGACCCTGCCGCAGAGCTTATAAAATTTTTCAGCAGCAGGCACAGACATTCGTTTTAG
- a CDS encoding substrate-binding domain-containing protein produces the protein MKGKNGYVLKAAVPLAVLFAAGILFLVRIVSGISIHGAELEGDDRNYHILVVGQADSSVFLNQIFEGAKSLCQDYSALVELKSPDSLAENISLQSLIDYGSFVNADGIIAYVSSSSLPFESVSRIDGTEIPVITIGHYLAENPQISFIGSNYSNLGRRIGIESEELFEPSGKAYIVISGISGSPNHSNLLNSLMDFYKARGISNFEVFDKSLKENRKNVEEILLQEKTDCCAVVCLTEEDTIMVLQLVAASSASGRIKILGYGENETASMYLEKGILSKLVSFNFNKIGKTAMAELFEYRNKGYANSYITADLQVRRTEKK, from the coding sequence GTGAAAGGTAAAAATGGTTATGTGCTGAAGGCGGCGGTTCCGCTTGCTGTTCTTTTTGCGGCGGGAATTTTGTTTCTTGTGCGCATTGTTTCTGGCATTTCTATTCATGGTGCGGAACTTGAGGGCGATGATAGGAATTATCATATTCTTGTTGTTGGGCAGGCGGACAGTTCTGTTTTTCTTAATCAGATTTTTGAAGGTGCAAAAAGTTTGTGCCAAGACTATAGCGCGCTGGTGGAATTAAAATCCCCGGATTCACTTGCGGAAAATATTTCGCTTCAGTCTTTAATTGATTACGGCTCGTTTGTAAATGCGGACGGAATCATCGCTTATGTAAGTTCTTCATCACTTCCGTTTGAATCAGTAAGCCGCATTGATGGCACGGAAATTCCAGTTATAACAATCGGGCATTATCTTGCAGAAAATCCGCAGATTTCTTTTATCGGAAGCAACTATTCAAATCTTGGGCGCAGAATCGGCATTGAATCAGAAGAACTTTTTGAGCCGAGCGGAAAAGCGTATATCGTTATAAGCGGAATTTCAGGCAGTCCGAACCACAGCAATCTTTTAAACAGCCTTATGGATTTTTACAAAGCTAGGGGAATTTCAAATTTTGAAGTGTTCGACAAGTCGCTTAAGGAAAACAGAAAAAATGTGGAAGAAATTCTTTTGCAGGAAAAAACTGACTGCTGCGCTGTTGTCTGCCTTACAGAGGAAGATACGATTATGGTTCTTCAGCTTGTTGCGGCTTCTTCTGCTTCCGGGCGTATAAAAATTTTGGGTTATGGAGAAAATGAAACTGCATCCATGTATCTTGAAAAAGGAATTCTTTCTAAACTTGTTTCGTTCAATTTTAATAAAATCGGCAAGACTGCGATGGCGGAACTTTTTGAATACAGAAACAAAGGCTATGCGAACAGCTACATTACAGCTGACCTTCAGGTAAGGAGAACAGAAAAAAAATGA
- a CDS encoding MoxR family ATPase, which yields MKVVTKAELDECFDYINKCRAEVAKRVVGQRDVVDGIITALIAGGHVLLEGVPGLAKTLAVKTFADVSGLEYKRIQFTPDLLPADVSGTLIYEQGTGKFSVRKGPVFSNLVLADEINRAPAKVQSALLEAMAEHQVTIGETTYKLNEPFFVLATQNPIEQEGTYSLPEAELDRFLLKLLISYPTPEEEISIIKSEGRANEIPVNKVFSAAALQKCRDAVDAVTVADKMLAYIVSIVNFTRADVALKMNRRNDIQRYISFGVSPRAGIALLRCAKVHALFENRSFVLAEDVQAVAKPVLRHRLVLNYEAAADNISADSLISKIIDLMPVP from the coding sequence ATGAAAGTTGTTACAAAAGCTGAACTTGATGAATGTTTTGATTATATAAATAAATGCCGCGCGGAAGTTGCAAAGCGCGTTGTTGGTCAGAGAGATGTCGTGGATGGAATTATCACGGCGCTGATTGCAGGCGGCCATGTTCTTCTTGAAGGAGTTCCGGGGCTTGCAAAAACATTGGCGGTAAAAACTTTTGCTGATGTTTCAGGACTTGAATATAAAAGAATTCAGTTTACGCCGGATCTTCTTCCTGCTGATGTTAGCGGAACGCTGATTTATGAGCAGGGTACTGGAAAATTTTCTGTGCGAAAAGGACCTGTGTTTTCAAATCTTGTTCTTGCGGACGAAATAAACCGCGCGCCAGCAAAAGTTCAGTCTGCGCTGCTTGAAGCTATGGCGGAGCATCAGGTTACAATCGGCGAAACAACTTACAAGCTGAACGAGCCGTTTTTTGTTCTTGCCACGCAGAATCCGATTGAGCAGGAAGGAACTTACAGTTTGCCGGAAGCTGAGCTTGACCGTTTCTTGCTTAAGCTTCTTATTTCATATCCTACGCCGGAAGAAGAAATTTCAATTATAAAATCTGAAGGCAGGGCAAATGAAATTCCTGTGAACAAAGTTTTTTCCGCCGCCGCTCTTCAAAAATGCCGGGACGCTGTGGATGCAGTTACTGTTGCTGACAAAATGCTTGCCTACATAGTTTCAATTGTAAATTTTACAAGAGCCGATGTCGCATTAAAAATGAACCGCCGCAATGACATTCAGCGTTACATTTCGTTTGGAGTTTCTCCACGCGCAGGAATTGCTCTTTTAAGATGCGCAAAAGTCCACGCGCTTTTTGAAAACAGAAGCTTTGTTCTTGCGGAAGATGTTCAGGCTGTTGCAAAGCCGGTTTTAAGGCACAGGCTCGTTTTAAACTATGAAGCCGCTGCGGACAATATTTCTGCGGACAGCTTGATTTCAAAAATCATAGACTTGATGCCTGTTCCATGA
- a CDS encoding histidine kinase: MKLAENKSLRWKIMASIIAAFLIMSASLALTMLMEHYVLKSVGEAYKSNSELNVFANDLARLENSLELYIEYRTFESIDAYYASSARVEDLCDAMQDSPSTNEVRQKEYVVNQLAQSFLYYSSKAVAERRANSTSGNFYLQSLECYRFLLEEIQKLNILYMQNNAEFYAADRNNINLLFKVYAVFFALFFVFILALLNLLIGKITRPLAEISSVALRVAQQDFDVPLFNKKSHDEIGNICRAFDRMIISIREYIDKIWEKARTENELRERQMEMQALYADAQLKAFQSQINPHFLFNTLNTGAQLAMMEGADKTCFFIEQTSDFFRYNIAQKEDASIDDELGLVDNFVYIMKVRFGKRLEFVKNIPEHKFSQRLPAMTLQPLVENCIQHGLQNSMGKVFLSVKETDGFVEILVGDNGSKFDSGVREEILKAAKSGGIKSIASKENSAENKNGEHTGIGLINVFSRLRIYFHRDDVFDIFSGDDSEMKFLIRIPNV, from the coding sequence ATGAAGCTTGCAGAAAACAAAAGCCTTCGATGGAAAATTATGGCAAGCATAATTGCCGCCTTTCTTATAATGAGCGCGAGCCTTGCGCTTACAATGCTTATGGAGCATTACGTTTTAAAATCCGTGGGCGAAGCTTACAAGTCAAATTCAGAATTGAATGTTTTTGCAAATGATTTGGCGCGGCTTGAAAATTCGCTTGAGCTTTACATTGAATACAGAACGTTTGAAAGCATTGACGCTTACTATGCAAGTTCCGCCAGAGTTGAAGACCTTTGCGATGCGATGCAGGATTCTCCGTCTACAAATGAAGTGCGCCAGAAAGAATATGTTGTGAATCAGCTTGCGCAGTCTTTTCTATATTATAGTTCAAAGGCGGTTGCGGAACGAAGAGCAAACAGCACAAGCGGAAATTTTTATTTGCAGAGCCTTGAATGCTACAGGTTTCTTTTGGAGGAAATTCAAAAGCTGAATATTCTTTACATGCAGAACAACGCCGAGTTTTACGCTGCGGACAGAAACAATATAAATTTGCTTTTTAAAGTTTATGCGGTTTTCTTTGCGCTTTTCTTTGTTTTCATTCTTGCCTTGCTGAATCTTCTTATCGGAAAAATCACTCGTCCTCTTGCGGAAATTTCTTCGGTTGCGCTCCGTGTGGCTCAGCAGGATTTTGATGTTCCGCTTTTTAACAAAAAGTCGCATGATGAAATTGGAAACATCTGCCGCGCTTTTGACAGAATGATAATCAGCATAAGAGAATACATAGACAAAATTTGGGAAAAAGCCAGAACAGAAAACGAGCTTAGAGAACGTCAGATGGAAATGCAGGCTCTTTATGCGGATGCCCAACTCAAGGCGTTTCAGAGCCAGATAAATCCGCATTTTTTGTTTAACACATTGAATACCGGGGCGCAGCTTGCAATGATGGAAGGCGCGGACAAGACTTGTTTTTTTATTGAACAGACTTCGGATTTTTTTAGATATAATATTGCGCAAAAAGAGGACGCTTCAATTGACGATGAGCTTGGACTTGTGGACAATTTTGTTTACATTATGAAAGTTCGTTTTGGAAAAAGGCTTGAGTTTGTAAAAAATATTCCCGAGCATAAATTTTCCCAGAGGCTTCCTGCAATGACTTTGCAGCCGCTGGTTGAAAACTGTATTCAGCATGGCTTGCAAAATTCCATGGGCAAAGTTTTTCTTTCTGTAAAGGAAACAGACGGCTTTGTTGAAATTCTTGTGGGCGACAACGGAAGCAAATTTGATTCTGGCGTTCGTGAAGAAATTTTAAAGGCTGCAAAAAGCGGCGGAATAAAATCTATTGCTTCAAAGGAAAATTCTGCGGAAAATAAAAACGGAGAGCATACGGGTATTGGGCTTATAAATGTTTTTTCGCGGCTTAGAATTTATTTTCACCGTGATGATGTTTTTGATATTTTTTCTGGAGACGATTCAGAAATGAAGTTTTTAATCAGGATTCCAAATGTATAA
- a CDS encoding substrate-binding domain-containing protein: MKKLFLIFAVLLAFVFAGCAKSKRTFSVQKQNSFVDEKKTTIGFSIDTLAIERWQRDLDVFMARARDFDADVIVQNAGNNVEVQKKQLMYLLDKNVDVVVVLAKVADSLKDEIERIRAKNIPVIAYDRLILNTKVDLYITIDSGQVGVIMGKELQSIAPLRNWLCILGPQEDYNMKMLLRGLGGTIKTSLPIINEIFYTQDWNYDLSRQKMLDVITSGKIPGAIICGNDAVADSVISVLQTYYPDKHIPICGQDADIAACQNIVRGLQDFTVYKPIADLARTAAEISVRVARGEKIQSLSNLKSIDNNFAEIPAIFLNPVLVTKNNIDDVIIDSGFHTYGEVYME; encoded by the coding sequence ATGAAAAAACTTTTTTTAATTTTTGCAGTTTTGCTTGCATTTGTTTTTGCCGGATGCGCAAAGAGCAAAAGAACTTTTTCCGTGCAGAAGCAGAATTCATTTGTGGATGAGAAAAAAACAACAATCGGATTTTCTATAGACACTCTTGCAATTGAGCGGTGGCAACGCGACTTGGATGTTTTTATGGCGCGCGCAAGAGATTTTGACGCGGACGTTATTGTTCAGAATGCGGGCAACAATGTTGAAGTTCAGAAAAAGCAGCTCATGTATCTTTTGGATAAAAATGTTGACGTGGTTGTTGTTCTTGCAAAAGTTGCGGATTCTCTTAAAGATGAAATTGAAAGAATCCGTGCAAAAAATATTCCTGTCATTGCTTACGACCGTCTGATTTTGAACACAAAAGTTGATTTGTATATTACGATTGATTCTGGGCAAGTGGGCGTGATTATGGGAAAAGAACTTCAGAGTATTGCGCCTTTGCGTAATTGGCTTTGCATACTTGGACCACAAGAAGATTACAACATGAAAATGCTTTTGCGTGGGCTTGGCGGAACTATAAAAACTTCCTTGCCGATTATAAATGAAATTTTTTATACGCAGGACTGGAACTATGATTTGTCCCGGCAGAAAATGCTTGATGTTATTACAAGCGGAAAAATTCCGGGCGCGATTATCTGCGGAAACGATGCGGTTGCTGACAGCGTGATTTCTGTTTTGCAGACTTATTATCCAGACAAGCACATTCCGATTTGCGGACAGGACGCTGACATTGCAGCTTGCCAAAACATTGTGCGCGGACTTCAGGATTTTACAGTTTACAAGCCGATTGCGGATCTTGCCAGAACTGCCGCTGAAATTTCAGTGAGAGTTGCCCGCGGAGAAAAAATCCAGTCGCTTTCTAATTTAAAATCAATCGACAATAATTTTGCGGAAATTCCTGCGATTTTTTTAAATCCTGTTTTGGTTACAAAAAACAATATCGACGACGTTATAATTGATTCCGGCTTCCACACTTATGGTGAAGTTTACATGGAATAG
- a CDS encoding VWA domain-containing protein, which produces MFEFENPPAFFLLLLIPVLYILRYIKIFSRLSLPLNLSDWNGSNFKWKGNARKFLSVFGRVVCVLFYICLVFAYADPVFHLQQKVYSSKGASVVFVLDVSPSMAAKDISSQSRLEAAKNSIVSMAEMNGGAELGLVVMAENAAVLVPPTMDRKFFLNRLKTVSVGELGDGTAIGTGVSCAIYHLEKSKSPKKSIVLITDGENNSGAVHPHTAARLAVNKDISLYILGVGTRGVVPIDYVDPKSNKIYSGYLESKFDTSSIARIASEGNGKFFEIESLSALSQAISSISKNENVAQSYYIKNQDIFYYRQFLIAAVVLACLAWIVRRFLLQETL; this is translated from the coding sequence GTGTTTGAATTTGAAAATCCTCCGGCATTTTTTCTTTTGCTTTTGATTCCGGTGCTTTATATTTTGCGTTATATAAAAATTTTTTCACGGCTTTCTTTGCCTTTGAATTTAAGCGATTGGAACGGAAGCAATTTTAAGTGGAAGGGGAATGCAAGAAAATTTCTTTCTGTTTTTGGAAGAGTTGTTTGCGTATTGTTTTACATTTGCCTTGTCTTTGCCTATGCGGATCCTGTTTTTCATCTTCAGCAAAAAGTTTATTCTTCAAAAGGCGCGTCGGTTGTTTTTGTTTTGGATGTAAGTCCTTCAATGGCTGCAAAAGATATTAGTTCGCAAAGCCGTCTTGAAGCTGCAAAAAATTCCATAGTTTCCATGGCGGAAATGAATGGCGGCGCGGAACTTGGTCTTGTTGTAATGGCTGAAAATGCTGCTGTTTTAGTTCCTCCTACAATGGACAGAAAATTTTTTTTGAACCGATTGAAAACTGTAAGTGTCGGAGAACTTGGAGACGGAACTGCGATTGGAACTGGAGTTAGCTGCGCAATTTATCATCTTGAAAAATCGAAGTCGCCTAAGAAAAGTATTGTTCTTATTACTGACGGAGAAAACAATTCAGGCGCGGTTCATCCTCACACTGCGGCTCGACTTGCCGTGAACAAAGATATTTCACTTTACATTCTTGGCGTGGGAACGAGAGGCGTTGTCCCGATTGATTACGTAGATCCAAAGTCAAATAAAATTTATTCAGGTTATCTTGAATCGAAATTTGACACGTCTTCAATTGCGCGGATTGCGTCAGAGGGAAACGGAAAATTTTTTGAGATTGAATCTCTTTCCGCATTGTCGCAAGCTATTTCTTCAATTTCAAAAAATGAAAATGTCGCGCAAAGTTATTACATAAAAAATCAGGATATATTTTATTACCGGCAGTTTTTGATTGCCGCTGTTGTTCTTGCTTGCCTTGCTTGGATTGTGCGCAGGTTTCTTCTGCAGGAGACTTTATGA